Proteins from a single region of Candidatus Syntrophoarchaeum caldarius:
- a CDS encoding UbiA prenyltransferase encodes MNFKAWIRISKPFKHQTMIYPFLVGTAIAYHVLGTIDPLIFVVSFFAVIVMVEAAYISNDYFDYDTDLGNPSKFTGGSKVLVEGELQKEVVLKVTAGLIAFAFILGLIIQFGLKTGPFSIPIGAFGMFLAYSYSGKPLRLSYHGLGEITLAFNNAWTPIFAGYYLQVHRPDLLPSIVAIPYILGVFSQKLLREIPDLEYDMKAGRRNLAVILGKEHAGRLYLASLILTIISLLLMILYLQNLYPFTLLLIIPASMLLPNLWYGIRRGWKGLKDLERMNDLGFKAMFAIPLVFTLTFILAGVI; translated from the coding sequence ATGAATTTTAAAGCCTGGATCAGGATCTCAAAGCCATTCAAGCATCAGACGATGATATATCCATTCCTCGTTGGAACTGCGATTGCATACCACGTGCTTGGCACGATCGACCCTCTGATCTTTGTGGTCTCCTTTTTCGCTGTTATCGTCATGGTTGAGGCTGCATACATCTCAAACGACTATTTTGACTATGATACCGATCTTGGGAATCCATCAAAGTTTACAGGTGGGAGCAAGGTACTCGTCGAGGGCGAACTCCAGAAAGAGGTTGTTTTGAAGGTTACAGCAGGTTTAATTGCTTTTGCCTTCATACTGGGGCTCATCATACAGTTTGGCCTGAAGACTGGTCCTTTTTCAATTCCAATCGGTGCGTTCGGGATGTTTCTTGCATACTCATACTCAGGAAAACCTCTCAGACTCTCATATCATGGTCTTGGCGAGATTACGCTTGCGTTCAACAATGCATGGACGCCGATCTTTGCAGGCTATTACCTCCAGGTTCACAGACCGGATTTACTTCCAAGCATCGTTGCAATTCCCTACATACTCGGTGTATTCTCCCAGAAACTTCTTCGAGAGATCCCTGATCTTGAATATGACATGAAAGCGGGAAGGAGAAATCTTGCGGTGATACTTGGAAAAGAGCATGCGGGAAGACTATATCTCGCATCATTAATTCTCACAATCATATCATTACTCCTTATGATCCTCTATCTACAGAATCTTTATCCCTTTACGCTTCTTCTGATAATACCTGCGAGCATGCTTCTTCCTAATCTCTGGTATGGGATCAGGAGAGGATGGAAAGGGTTAAAAGATCTTGAGCGTATGAATGATCTTGGATTTAAAGCGATGTTTGCGATACCTCTCGTCTTCACGCTGACATTTATTCTTGCAGGAGTGATTTGA
- a CDS encoding FO synthase, subunit 2-like protein yields MSDRLYERIYDGRLERDDIERLLSLSEGELFRIADDLRRSSVGDVVTYVVNRNINFTNRCIGNCKFCAFREDNGYILSQKEILLKVERAEKLGITEICLQGGLIKGWGVDQYVGILDAIKSEYPEVHLHAFSPMEVLHAAKNSKLPVEEVLSRLKSAGLGSMPGTAAEILSDRVRAIICPGKLTSSEWIEVVMTAHRLGIPTTATMMFGHVETERERLEHIFTIKEIQDETGGFTEFVPLPFVGGNTELESYKNQLTTIDQIKVHALARIILHRSVRNIQASWVKLGPGTACMLLLHGVNDLGGTLIEENISRSAGSSFGEYMPPDVFDALIRSAGRIPKQRTTLYEILSA; encoded by the coding sequence ATGAGTGACAGGCTTTACGAGAGGATCTATGACGGCAGACTTGAGCGAGATGATATAGAAAGGCTTCTTTCACTTTCTGAGGGTGAACTCTTCAGGATAGCAGATGATCTGAGGCGTTCAAGTGTAGGAGATGTTGTGACGTACGTTGTGAACCGTAACATCAACTTCACAAACAGATGTATCGGAAACTGCAAGTTCTGTGCCTTCAGGGAAGATAATGGATACATTCTCTCGCAGAAAGAGATACTATTGAAGGTTGAAAGAGCAGAAAAACTTGGCATAACCGAGATTTGTCTCCAGGGAGGACTTATCAAGGGGTGGGGAGTTGATCAATATGTGGGTATCCTTGATGCGATAAAATCAGAATATCCCGAGGTGCACCTCCATGCTTTCTCGCCGATGGAGGTGTTACATGCCGCAAAAAACTCAAAGCTCCCGGTTGAAGAGGTTTTATCCAGATTAAAATCGGCAGGTCTTGGTTCAATGCCAGGAACCGCGGCAGAGATTCTTTCGGATCGTGTGCGAGCGATCATCTGCCCCGGCAAACTCACATCTTCCGAGTGGATTGAGGTTGTGATGACCGCACACCGCCTTGGAATTCCAACAACTGCAACGATGATGTTTGGTCATGTTGAGACAGAGCGGGAGCGATTGGAACATATTTTCACGATTAAAGAGATACAGGATGAGACTGGTGGGTTTACCGAGTTTGTGCCACTTCCTTTTGTTGGGGGAAATACCGAGCTTGAATCATACAAAAACCAGCTTACCACGATCGATCAAATTAAAGTCCATGCACTTGCCAGGATCATCCTGCATAGATCGGTGAGGAATATTCAGGCGTCATGGGTCAAGCTTGGACCTGGGACAGCCTGCATGCTTCTACTGCATGGTGTGAATGACCTTGGTGGTACATTGATCGAGGAGAACATATCCCGATCTGCAGGCTCATCTTTTGGGGAGTATATGCCACCAGATGTATTTGATGCACTTATCCGATCTGCCGGGCGAATCCCAAAACAGAGAACAACACTATATGAGATATTGAGCGCTTGA